In the genome of Halapricum salinum, one region contains:
- a CDS encoding TATA-box-binding protein, which translates to MVDPKETINIENVVASTGIGQELDLQSVAMDLEGADYDPEQFPGLVYRTQEPKSAALIFRSGKIVCTGAKSTDDVHESLRIVFDKLRDLQIQVDEDPEIVVQNIVTSADLGRNLNLNAIAIGLGLENIEYEPEQFPGLVYRLDDPDVVALLFGSGKLVITGGKKPEDAEEAVDKIVSRLEELGLLD; encoded by the coding sequence ATGGTTGACCCCAAGGAAACCATCAACATCGAAAACGTCGTCGCCTCGACGGGCATCGGCCAGGAACTCGATCTGCAGAGCGTGGCCATGGACCTGGAGGGGGCGGATTACGATCCCGAGCAGTTCCCGGGGCTGGTCTACCGGACCCAGGAACCCAAATCCGCGGCGCTGATCTTCCGATCCGGCAAGATCGTCTGTACAGGTGCAAAGAGTACGGACGACGTCCACGAGAGCCTGCGGATCGTCTTCGACAAGCTGCGCGACCTGCAGATCCAGGTCGACGAGGATCCCGAGATCGTCGTCCAGAACATCGTCACCTCTGCGGATCTGGGACGGAATCTCAACCTCAACGCCATCGCGATCGGGCTCGGCCTCGAAAACATCGAGTACGAGCCCGAGCAGTTCCCCGGTCTCGTCTATCGTCTCGACGACCCGGACGTCGTTGCCCTGCTCTTTGGATCGGGCAAGCTCGTCATCACCGGCGGCAAGAAGCCCGAGGACGCCGAGGAAGCGGTCGACAAGATCGTCTCCCGGCTCGAAGAACTCGGCCTGCTCGACTGA